The sequence cttttttgtgATAACCGTGGATCTTACATTTAGGATTACGGTAGATTAGGTTCCGTATCTTTTTTGTTGTTCCTTGGTTTTAAATGTTGTAGGTCGATCTGTTTGAAGAAGTTGTGTATAGATTTGTATTTTTGTTTCTTGATCTGAGTTTTAATTCGGTCTCATTCTTATTTTTTTGTCCATTCTCATATGCTATACGtagatttggtttttattttccaGATCTTAAATTTTACAGATAAAACATATACCAAGGATGTTTTACGTTTCACACGTTATAAAGATCTTTTTAGTTGTTTAGGATGTGTTTTTCGTGACACCTATAAAGATAATAATACATATAGATCTTTTTAGTTGTTTAGgatgtgttttttatttgagcGATTTCTTATTTGTTCACTTAGCTTTCTTGTGGGTTTGATCTTAGTGTCTTTTTTTACGacgtctgttttttttttttgtatagtGCATTGCAACTAATTTCTTTCTTAAATGCTCTAGGATCCATCGGTTTCTATTCTACCCAGACattgtcttcttcttctttttttttttctaaatgcTCTAACGTCTATGTTTTTTGACAGCTGCGAGAGGGAAGATTAGAAAAAAACCGTCTCAGAAGTAGCTACTTAACTCATAAAATAggtaattaatttataatagtATCCGTCTTCGCATTTTATCATCTTTTGCACCTTTATAATTGTTTACAATTCTTTTCTTTTCGAATGTTTTCAAAAGTATCGATCCCTTTCTTCCAAGCTCCATCGATCCCCTTCTTCAGATGTTTGTTCGAAGGGCAATTCCACTACTGAACCATATCTTGTGGGGCATAATATCTTGCTGGCTCATTCTGCTGTTGTGAAACTTTACAAGGAAAAGTATAAGGTAAAATTTATGACTTTGTTCTGTTTATTTTTTATCGATGAAACTATTTGGTTTGTTTTATTCACGAGTCCACAAATGTTCATGTTTATCAAATGACATGCTAGTGGAAATGTGTGTCTGTGGTTGCTTCTAAAAGATTTGGTAATTTATGAAGAAATGCTGCGTAAGATAAGCTTAAGTTTGTTTGAGTTTGTGAGATCTTGTTGTCTCAAGGCGGACATTTTCCGATGCAGGCCACACAGAAAGTTATATTGGATTTAACATCTATAACCTGTGGATGGTTCCTTACACCGATTCAAAAGAGGATCTAATAGCAAATCAAAGATCTAATGATTTTTATACGAGTTGGTAAGATATAGGGATGGCCTGTCCTTGGACTTggcaaaattaattttttttcattctatGCACCTCACATAGGATGTTGACGTTTGAGTTGGATGCGGCGGAAGCTCTAGTGGGGTTGGCTCGCTCTGCCTCTTTTCCTGGCGAGTTTGAACGACGGGGCTGTCAAAAACAGATCGATACCGATTTTGGTTACACATTTGAATGAGGTAAGTGGACTTAtgtgtatatattaaaaaatatgtatGTGTTCGATCGATTCATTacatgttttgttatgcatggTTTGTTTCCTTGTGCTTGTACTTGCTTTGTTCCAATTTGTTGCGCTTATTTTCTCATGCTCCGAATTTGAAAAGGTACATACTGTTAGAATTCAAGATGTTAGAAGTGAGAGAAATTCCTAAAATCTTATAACTTTTGTTCCGGCCTTTAGAAAGGGTATAAAATCGTAATATGACATCACCCTTTAGATGATTATAGCATATTGGAGAATTATATGTTATTAAGGTCTTAAATTCAAGACCACTAGAGTTATTATGGTCTCACCTTTACCATTAGGCAAAAATATCTTAACAATTTGGAGGAGAGTTTGTCATTAATTTATTATGGATTACAATAGAATATTTTAGATTTCGTGGTAATTTCGTACAACAAGAAATGAAAGGTTACTTTAGTGCCATTCAAGCATATATCAAATACGTGAAAACATTTATATACGTATTATTTGTCAAAGATAATAATGAATCTAATTTTTTTGTGCAGTGGATAACACATTTGGTTGATTATTCATCTTATTGTCTAATGTAAATTATTCGAAATATTAGTGGCGTgcactattttttttatgtaaataTATTACTTTATCatcattaattatattattcattcatgctcaTCTCGTTTATGAACCGAACGATACCTTAACATATATATCGTCAAAGAAGTCCATGTAAATATATTACTTTATCatcattaattatattattcattcatgacttttttaaataaattacatTGACAATGAGGCAatgggattttttttatttaatgataATCACATTGACCTCAAATACTATCAAAAACTTTATGGCTTGTGGTGCAAAGCCTGTACCATCTCATGTGCTTTTACTTGCTTATAAGGTGTATAGAGTATAAAATTCTTTTAATGGTTTTGTGGTTTCCCATGAGAATTGAGATAGATGAGATTTAAAAATTGAAGCACAACCCTTGTGTCCACAACCCTATGTCTCTGGAGTTAACAGGGAAGACAACTAAACTGTCGATGGAGAACACATATTTGAAACAAGTGGGTGATAATTTTTTCCCAATTCTTGTTTCGCCTTATCATAATGGATGATTGTAATCAGGTCTATTCATCTGGATGATATTTCTTTTAAGCAGGAAAAAGACCTAGCAGCGAAGAAATACAACTACTTGAAAGATAAAAATGAGTTTTTGAAAGCACAGGTAATTCGGGGATGTAAGATGAATAGCTATCTTTTCATTGGAATTTCAGTCCCGCCCCACGGTTCTTTTGCATTGCATATGGATAAAAGAAAGCCTTCCAAAGCAGGACATGTACACGACAAGCTAGAGTCTAAGCGTACTGAAATGTCGAGTTCTTCTGCTGCCACCACTCCGATTTTTTTATACCATCTCGTGCATATAATAAAGGCGTGAGATCAATGCAGGTAGCATCTTTTACAATCCAATGATTCTTAGCTCTTATAAGTCATATAAtttcttgttttaattaattaatgtgcACCTGAAATTCAGGGTGGTGGGAGATCTTTTTTCGAAGAAACTACCGCAACAGTTGCTGCTGGAGTAGTCACGAAATGTATTTTAAAACATTATGCAAGAATTGAAGTATGTTTTGGATTCTGTTGAAAATTATATTAGATTGCATTtataatcaaaaataaattctgGATGCATGTGCccgattatttttttgttttcttgttCTTGTTATTCGTTTTTCCTTCTTGCAAGAAAATACATCTATAAAGATATATTATGAAAATTCCTATTTGATTATGCAactgtggttttttttttttttaatttgaccatttttgttttgtttttaggtTCTTTCTTATGTTTCACAGGTGCACAACCTTGTACTTCCTGAAGGTTTGGTTGATCATGATACCTTGACACTTGATCaggtataaatatatatatatatttgtttacaCATGCGTGCGCTTGTGTGTGTGTGCATATTTACTCACACACATGCATGCATATATGGGGGTGTATGAATGCGCTGGTGGAGATACTAGGAATTCTTTCATTTCTTCATCTTGATGATGAATACTTTTTGATCTCATATTTTTGTCAACTTGGTTTTTTTTAAGCTCAAGGAACAgtgttgattttttttctccAAGAAATATGAATGTATTTTAATAATATGACTAATTTATAAGATAATGAACATCAAGTGGAGTTTTACGCTTACAGAGGTTTGCTCATCTTGTTTTTTGTTTCAAGTTGATGTTTCCGTTGATGTGTTTAAAGCTAAAGTTCAGGGTTTGAGCTTGGATTGTGATTGATTGTATTTATTGTTTCATTCATTTTATTCGGGTAGAGATTAAGAAGAAATGATTGAAGCTAAATATTTTAGGATCTGGACACAAAAGAAGTACAAAAACAGGATCGATGCAACCGTGGATTCGACGAAGAGATTTGCGAGTTTGTGTGTTTGATCGAGAACAGTGAGGAGGCTTATATACACAGCTTCTGTAAAGGCTGCTTCACTATTGAAGGAAGATGAAGGTGTTTATAAGGAGTATATTGATGGAACTTGTTGGACCCCTGCTCATTTCACTGTCCCTTACACAAGTGAATATGTTGAGGTAATTGTCTCATTTATTTACTGGTAATAATCAATGTAATATCTcgattaaaaacaatattttgtatAAGGGGTATATGGATTTGAGAATGTCGCTACTTAGTTTTTGCTTTGTTGAGTGTGTTATGCCTTTCTCAAATATCATGCATGATCGTTcatttttgctttttttttttaatatgtggCATGCCTTTGTTTGTGTATGGTGTTTTAGTCTCAACATGCCTAGTTCTACCTCGGCGGATATTGTTCGTATATAATGGTTCTAAATATACCTATGTAAGCAGTTGATTCTCTAAATACTTTTCTTCATTTGGTATGAATTCGGTGGATTGTTTTTTTGAATGGAAAAAGTTTGTACTTTTGTGTTTTTGTAATTgggattttaatatttaaatttttgagtttttctttttGAAACTCTGCcttgtttttgtttctttgtttattGAAAGATAGGGTGAGATCGTCTCTTTATTGCAAGTGTGATTCTTCTTCTATTGCATGAGGATAAGCTAAATGATTCtaattgtttatgttttgaacttCTTAAAGTAAAAAGAACTTTATGAACCTTGGGACttggtattatttttatttatttgcctTTTTCTGTTTATATTTACTGAATTGAATCAATCATCTATGTGTGTTTTTTTGTTATCTTTTGAAAGAGCCTTTTCGAGCATCAAACCTACATATAGGTCACCCTTTGTGTTTATTTcttgatttttggtttatgcaagCATGTAGATGAGAGCTTTTGCTGGTGGAATTGGATCGccctttttttctcttttttcttGATCTCCAGTATTCTACAAGAATGTGGACTAGTTTCAATTCAAGGGCTTTGTTTTACTCCTTTATTTTCTTGCTTACTAAAACTATTTAAATGGTGTCTATATGTTTGATTCTTTTTTACTTTCGTAAGTGTGTGTATGAAATAGGGTGTTGAATCTTCTCTTAGCACTTGATATGTGTCAACATGCATACCAAATAGGTTGCTGAATATTCTTTGTTTTGGATTTCATTTTGCAATTAGCTGCCTTGTTGGTTTGCCGTGCAACTAGCTGCCTTTTTGGTTTACCGTGGCATTCCACTCTTTGTTGGAATTTCAGTTTGCAGGATTCGTCAAGAATAAGTGTTACAGTATCAAGAACAATTTGATGAAGTTAGAAGAGAATGGAGTGAATTTGTCTACTCGCATGTAGGTGCTTAAATATATCATTCACGTTTGGATAATACTTTCTTTTGAGGAAATACATGTGGATGTGTACGCGTTTAGTTTTGAGGAGATACGTGTGGATATGTGCATATAATTCGCGTTATTTTGGTGGATAAACTTGTTGATTTATGTATTTTgtcgttttgggatgaatttattaatatttttagtgtatttttaagtttcaaaattatatttatggcattattataaaaaaaatgtgcTTTATTGAGTGCAGCAATTTTAGTATAAACGAAGTAAATCAAAGAATTTACGTCATCATTTTACTACGTTTATTAACGCAATTAACGAGGTAAAAAACATTCTATTACTTTGGCAATTTCACTAATAGACGAAGTAGAAAGATGCATTTTACTACGCTAATATAGGAAATTAACGAAGTTAAAGGCATTATTTTGCTTTGTCTATTAATGAAAATACCGAAGTAACAACTATTCTATGACTTCAGTAATTTTATTAATAGACGAAGTAGAAGACTATATTTCACTTCGTCTACGAACCGAAGTCAAAACATAGTTGTTACTTCATCAACTTcattaattgacgaagtaaTAGAATATGTTTTACTACACAACTTATGAAATTAGTGAaataaaagatatttttttaCTTCGGCACCGGTCCGATTATGAACCGGTTCTGCCTCAATGCATcgaccaaagacttcggtaatttaagGGATACGACTTCGGTGATTATGCAAAGTAAAATAgtacctattacttcacgtgacactacttcggtatTTATAATTCTACGgcttcggttattaaccgaagtcttaagagatttttctactagtgctagtgatagcaaaaccaggggctgagtgtcccAAGACACAAATCCATAAGAAGTAACTCATCAATGATGGAAACTTTCATGACTCACATTATACCAGATGCAGTCCggtgtaaaaacatgcatgtgctaaagccgtaaaatatatagcacatactcatgcaacatataagcatatatatatcatgccggctatctcggtcagtatttacatacctctaacactgcaggcaaATCCTAGCACCATAGGTCTAGATCCCACGCCTACAATTCCACACTAAGTTGTCTACAATGCAAACATACATGCATCattaaataagctctaaaatccttgaCTAAGCTATtcaatactcctaaatatttttaggagaccaaagctatacatgcgtccgtcgttagccctttgttgccgcttgcctcaaaacaaggccacagctccgctacgacgcctaaATCGCTATGTCGCTTTTGGATTccccataggacgcctagatctccctagatctgagttaaacggcctaggaatcgagagaataaagaggagaggtgcgagtgaaATGAgatctcggaccctctatttataggcgaagtttgggtcgtccgaaccctgtttggagcctccgaacacgatcggatcatccgataCCGACTTTGGGTCGTCCGATGTCCCATCCGATTGTAAGCCATGACGttaccttgctgacgtaattgaTGATGTAAGCCCTATccctgttcggatcctccaaacctgccgacggaccgtccgaacacgatcgtaGCCTCCGAActtcacttcggatcgtccgaacgtcTTTGGATCCTCCGGTATTCTCCTCGGGCCGTCCGAACATTAGGAatattaattatgattaattacttAATCACTTTATTGGATTATGGGTTACTATAttttcccccacttaagaaattttgtcctcgaaatttaagtctagaGGAAAATACAAAAAGTCAACCacatgttctttattacaactgaacattaCAAAGTACAAGTATTTCTTACAAAGAAAAgtacaaaacatcaaaacaactctggatgctcAACTctcatccggctctccaactcccaagttgcttcttcagtcCCTCTACGCTGCCACTGCACCATCACTAGAGGTATGAGCTTGTTtcgaagcaccttgtccttcctgtcaagaatcctgaGGGGTCTCTCCACGTAGGAAAAATCTTGATCCAGTTGCACCTCAGTTGGATGCAATATGTTCGACTCATCTGCCATGTACTGCCTCAACaaagacacgtgaaacacatcatggatactggaaagatatggtggaaaagctaaacgataggccatgtctccaactttctcaagaatctcgaacGGACTGATAAATCTCGgcgacaacttgcccttgagtccaaatctcatcaccttccggaaaggtgacacttgTAGGAACACAtgttcccctacctcaaaatgtaacggtctgcggtgagtgttagcgtagctagcctgtcaatcctgggctgccttaatcctcTTACGAATCATCTCCACTGCATCGGTCATTTGTTGAATCATCTGTGGACCTTAAACTTGACGCTCTCCAacttcgtcccaaaacaaaggcgtACGATAGCGGCGTCCGTATAAGGCCTCAAATGGTGACATGCCAATGCTGCTGTGGTAACTGTTATTATAAGCAAACTCCACTAACGTCAAGtggtcatgccacgctggaccaaaatccatgaatGTATCTTGAAGCATATCCTCGAGAGTACGAATAGTCCTCTCACTCTGCCCGTCGGTCTCTGGGTGgtatgctgtactcaaactcagagtagtgtcaagagctcgctggaagctaccccaaaacctagaggtaaacctcggatctctgtcgctGACAATACTCAACGGAATTCCATGCAGACGAACCACCTCTTGCACGTACAGACGTGTCATCCTGTCAAAAGTAAAGTCCCAATTGTAAGGAAAGAAATGCGCGGACTTTGACAATCgatcaacaacaacccaaatagcatcgcagtTCCTGGAAGAAATCgttaagtgggtgacaaaatccatcgtcacatgctcccacttccactcaggaatctctaaactCTGGAGTAATCCACAGGGTCGTCGAtattctgccttgacctgctgacatacAAGGCATCGAGATACAAACTGATATACACCgctcttcattcctttccatcAGAACCTTGTACGTATAAccttgtacattttcatgctaccaggatgTACAGAAAATCTACTACGGTGAGCTTGAGACAGAATCTCCTCTCGTAATGTGAAATCATCAGGAACTACCACACGTCCAAAgagacacaacagaccatcattcttcaaatgaaaaccaaaattattccCATTCTGAGCCAAACGGGCTAACTTCTGCGTCTTTAGATCAACGGCCTGCAACTCACGTGTACGAGTATACAAGGCTGGTTCGATAAGTACTAACAAAACGCGAACTCCTTGCTGTTTTTTCTTATGCCAAAAAGTGAAATCCAAGGAAAAACACTCCTCTACCACTCGCGCAACTGAGCTGGTATGAAGCAAACTCACGTATACTTTGCGGCTAAGGGCATCCACAACTGGATTAGAAgttcctggatggtacttgatctcacaatcatagtccttcagcaaatccatccaacgacgttgcctcatgttcaactcagcatgagtgaacaagtacttcaaacttttatgatcactgaagatctcgaacttctcaccatacaaataatgacgtcatatcttaagagcaaagacgatGACTGCAAGATATAACTAGTGTACGGGATatttctcctcgtgagtcttcaattGCCTcgaggcataggcaatcacatgacctCTCTGCGATAACACACATCCAacccctggagagaagcatcagtgtgaaCTAAAAatccacctgatccagacggtagagCCAACATTGGAGCTGTAGTCAGACGTCGTCGTAACTCGTGAAAAATCTCCTCACACTCTGACGTCCAAACGAAAGGCACATCTTTCCTCATAAGCTGCATCAAAGGCTTAGCAATCTGAGAAAAATTCTCCACGAATCTTCGGTAGTAGCCTGCCATCCcaagaaaactacgaatctctgaaactatcgtcggacgtgaccaaatCAAAATGACTTCCGTATTACAAGGATCAACTGAAAAACCGTCTCgtgaaattacatgaccaaggaaaacaactcgatcaattcaaaatttacacttgctcaacttagcatacaactgcctCTCTCTCAGTATCTACAATACTGTATGGAGATGTAAAACGTGCTCGTCCATACTGCGAGAATACACaaggatatcgtcaatgaacacaaccaagaacttatccagaaagccGCAAAATactctgttcatcaaatccatgaagattgctggagcattcgtcaaaccaaacggcatcactaagaacttgtagtgaccataccgcgtacgaaatgttgTCTTAGAGATATCCTCATCTCTAACCCTCAACTGGTGATATCCCGACCGTAGGTCAATCtttgagtaaacagaagtaccctgtaactgatcaaacaaatcatctatccgCAGAAGAGGATAATTATTCTTTACCATCGCTTGGTTAAGCTGTCAATAGTCTATACAAAGAAGcatcgacccatctttcttcttaacaaaaaggactggggctccccatggcgaaacaatCGACCGAAGTTGAATCTGCCACTCTCTCAT comes from Henckelia pumila isolate YLH828 chromosome 4, ASM3356847v2, whole genome shotgun sequence and encodes:
- the LOC140862881 gene encoding uncharacterized protein; the protein is MSVVSALKARRALGSGGEGYLIYAIDSSLEGPDIQEIPIIRYYRRFVENFSQIAKPLMQLMRKDVPFVWTSECEEIFHELRRRLTTAPMLALPSGSGGFLVHTDASLQGLDQGVRVLLVLIEPALYTRTRELQAVDLKTQKLARLAQNGNNFGFHLKNDGLLCLFGRVVVPDDFTLREEILSQAHRSRFSVHPGSMKMYKVIRTRNCDAIWVVVDRLSKSAHFFPYNWDFTFDRMTRLYVQEVVRLHGIPLTYHPETDGQSERTIRTLEDMLQDTFMDFGPAWHDHLTLVEFAYNNSYHSSIGMSPFEALYGRRYRTPLFWDEVGERQYMADESNILHPTEVQLDQDFSYVERPLRILDRKDKVLRNKLIPLVMVQWQRRGTEEATWELESRMRVEHPELF